A single region of the Mangifera indica cultivar Alphonso unplaced genomic scaffold, CATAS_Mindica_2.1 Un_0075, whole genome shotgun sequence genome encodes:
- the LOC123207402 gene encoding uncharacterized protein LOC123207402 isoform X1: MGACVSKPEGCVGGRLRSSKKKNRKRKKRVSSRLSDGSLEHPAPLDRRSSFCNPALQAGSLDEAWFDTAAKFESDCDDDFQSVQDDVLSLNGSEGLSRSSNASPRDANYRADQLLRPEDSSAGNSARNSVSEVGKNSNIQVPSSRNVDPQSKSDGLSNEGNQPVFLDEITPCVDEASGKDDGLLDNCGILPSNCLPCLASTVPSVEKRRSLSSSPPRPWKKAASKLSFKWKDAHANATLFCFVFRNCISVSSKRLLSRPVAGSQVPFCPVEKKMLDSWSQIEPNSFKVRAENYFRDKKKDFAHNYAAYYPFGVDVFLAQRKIDHIARFVKLPAVSLKGKLPPILVVNVQVPLYPAAIFQNETDGEGMSFVLYFKLSDSYAKELSPHFQENLRRLIDDEVEKVKGFPVDTIVPFRERLKILGRVVNVEDLHLSAAERKLMQAYNEKPVLSRPQHEFFSGENYFEIDIDMHRFSYISRKGFEAFLDRLKLCVLDVGLTIQGNKVEELPEQILCCIRLNGIDYSNYQQLGHSEEAL, translated from the exons atgGGAGCTTGTGTGTCGAAGCCGGAGGGGTGTGTTGGTGGAAGATTGAGGTCGTCCAAGAAGAAGAACCGCAAAAGGAAGAAACGAGTGTCGTCTCGCTTATCTGATGGATCACTTGAACACCCTGCACCACTTGATCGCCGTTCATCTTTCTGCAACCCCGCTTTGCAAG CAGGAAGTCTTGATGAAGCTTGGTTTGATACAGCTGCAAAATTTGAGTCTGATTGTGATGATGATTTTCAGAGTGTGCAGGATG ATGTGTTATCTCTAAACGGTTCTGAAGGATTGTCTAGATCAAGTAATGCTTCTCCTAGAGATGCTAATTATCGAGCTGATCAGTTGCTGAGGCCAGAGGACTCATCAGCGGGAAATTCTGCTCGCAATTCTGTCAGTGAGGTtggcaaaaattcaaatattcaggTCCCAAGCTCTCGTAATGTTGATCCCCAATCAAAATCAGATGGGCTTTCTAACGAAGGAAATCAACCTGTGTTCCTTGATGAGATCACACCCTGTGTGGATGAGGCTTCTGGCAAGGATGATGGATTGTTGGATAATTGTGGGATTCTTCCTAGCAACTGTTTGCCTTGTCTTGCTTCTACCGTTCCCTCAGTTGAAAAGAGAAGATCACTAAGCTCTAGTCCACCAAGGCCATGGAAAAAGGCTGCTTCAAAGCTTTCCTTTAAATGGAAGGATGCACATGCTAATGCTACTCTAT TTTGTTTTGTCTTTCGCAATTGTATTTCAGTTTCTTCAAAGAGGCTTCTGTCAAGGCCAGTAGCAGGTTCTCAAGTACCTTTCTGCCCTGTAGAGAAGAAGATGCTTGATAGTTGGTCACAGATTGAGCCAAATTCTTTTAAAGTTCGAGCTGAGAATTACTTCAG GGACAAGAAGAAGGATTTTGCTCATAACTATGCCGCATATTATCCATTTGGTGTTGATGTATTCTTAGCTCAGCGAAAAATAGATCATATAGCTCGTTTTGTGAAACTTCCTGCAGTTAGTTTGAAAGGGAAGCTTCCACCTATCCTTGTTGTAAATGTCCAG GTTCCGTTATATCCTGCCgcaatttttcaaaatgaaactgaTGGTGAAGGAATgagttttgttttgtattttaagCTTTCTGATAGTTACGCCAAAGAACTTTCACCACATTTCCAAGAAAATCTCAGA AGGTTAATTGATGATGAGGTTGAAAAGGTCAAAGGCTTTCCTGTAGATACAATAGTACCTTTCCGTGAAAGGTTGAAAATATTGGGCCGTGTTGTGAATGTGGAAGATCTTCATTTGAGTGCAGCTGAGAGAAAACTTATGCAGGCATATAATGAAAAGCCTGTTCTTTCACGCCCACAACATGAGTTTTTCTCT gGAGAAAATTACTTCGAGATCGATATAGATATGCACAGATTTAGTTACATTTCTAGGAAAGGTTTTGAAGCATTTTTGGACAGACTGAAGCTGTGCGTCCTGGATGTTGGCCTCACAATTCAG GGGAACAAAGTTGAAGAGTTGCCAGAGCAGATCTTGTGTTGTATACGGTTAAATGGTATTGACTACAGTAATTATCAACAACTGGGGCACAGTGAAGAGGCCCTCTGA
- the LOC123207402 gene encoding uncharacterized protein LOC123207402 isoform X3, with translation MGACVSKPEGCVGGRLRSSKKKNRKRKKRVSSRLSDGSLEHPAPLDRRSSFCNPALQAGSLDEAWFDTAAKFESDCDDDFQSVQDDVLSLNGSEGLSRSSNASPRDANYRADQLLRPEDSSAGNSARNSVSEVGKNSNIQVPSSRNVDPQSKSDGLSNEGNQPVFLDEITPCVDEASGKDDGLLDNCGILPSNCLPCLASTVPSVEKRRSLSSSPPRPWKKAASKLSFKWKDAHANATLFSSKRLLSRPVAGSQVPFCPVEKKMLDSWSQIEPNSFKVRAENYFRDKKKDFAHNYAAYYPFGVDVFLAQRKIDHIARFVKLPAVSLKGKLPPILVVNVQVPLYPAAIFQNETDGEGMSFVLYFKLSDSYAKELSPHFQENLRRLIDDEVEKVKGFPVDTIVPFRERLKILGRVVNVEDLHLSAAERKLMQAYNEKPVLSRPQHEFFSGENYFEIDIDMHRFSYISRKGFEAFLDRLKLCVLDVGLTIQGNKVEELPEQILCCIRLNGIDYSNYQQLGHSEEAL, from the exons atgGGAGCTTGTGTGTCGAAGCCGGAGGGGTGTGTTGGTGGAAGATTGAGGTCGTCCAAGAAGAAGAACCGCAAAAGGAAGAAACGAGTGTCGTCTCGCTTATCTGATGGATCACTTGAACACCCTGCACCACTTGATCGCCGTTCATCTTTCTGCAACCCCGCTTTGCAAG CAGGAAGTCTTGATGAAGCTTGGTTTGATACAGCTGCAAAATTTGAGTCTGATTGTGATGATGATTTTCAGAGTGTGCAGGATG ATGTGTTATCTCTAAACGGTTCTGAAGGATTGTCTAGATCAAGTAATGCTTCTCCTAGAGATGCTAATTATCGAGCTGATCAGTTGCTGAGGCCAGAGGACTCATCAGCGGGAAATTCTGCTCGCAATTCTGTCAGTGAGGTtggcaaaaattcaaatattcaggTCCCAAGCTCTCGTAATGTTGATCCCCAATCAAAATCAGATGGGCTTTCTAACGAAGGAAATCAACCTGTGTTCCTTGATGAGATCACACCCTGTGTGGATGAGGCTTCTGGCAAGGATGATGGATTGTTGGATAATTGTGGGATTCTTCCTAGCAACTGTTTGCCTTGTCTTGCTTCTACCGTTCCCTCAGTTGAAAAGAGAAGATCACTAAGCTCTAGTCCACCAAGGCCATGGAAAAAGGCTGCTTCAAAGCTTTCCTTTAAATGGAAGGATGCACATGCTAATGCTACTCTAT TTTCTTCAAAGAGGCTTCTGTCAAGGCCAGTAGCAGGTTCTCAAGTACCTTTCTGCCCTGTAGAGAAGAAGATGCTTGATAGTTGGTCACAGATTGAGCCAAATTCTTTTAAAGTTCGAGCTGAGAATTACTTCAG GGACAAGAAGAAGGATTTTGCTCATAACTATGCCGCATATTATCCATTTGGTGTTGATGTATTCTTAGCTCAGCGAAAAATAGATCATATAGCTCGTTTTGTGAAACTTCCTGCAGTTAGTTTGAAAGGGAAGCTTCCACCTATCCTTGTTGTAAATGTCCAG GTTCCGTTATATCCTGCCgcaatttttcaaaatgaaactgaTGGTGAAGGAATgagttttgttttgtattttaagCTTTCTGATAGTTACGCCAAAGAACTTTCACCACATTTCCAAGAAAATCTCAGA AGGTTAATTGATGATGAGGTTGAAAAGGTCAAAGGCTTTCCTGTAGATACAATAGTACCTTTCCGTGAAAGGTTGAAAATATTGGGCCGTGTTGTGAATGTGGAAGATCTTCATTTGAGTGCAGCTGAGAGAAAACTTATGCAGGCATATAATGAAAAGCCTGTTCTTTCACGCCCACAACATGAGTTTTTCTCT gGAGAAAATTACTTCGAGATCGATATAGATATGCACAGATTTAGTTACATTTCTAGGAAAGGTTTTGAAGCATTTTTGGACAGACTGAAGCTGTGCGTCCTGGATGTTGGCCTCACAATTCAG GGGAACAAAGTTGAAGAGTTGCCAGAGCAGATCTTGTGTTGTATACGGTTAAATGGTATTGACTACAGTAATTATCAACAACTGGGGCACAGTGAAGAGGCCCTCTGA
- the LOC123207402 gene encoding uncharacterized protein LOC123207402 isoform X2 encodes MGACVSKPEGCVGGRLRSSKKKNRKRKKRVSSRLSDGSLEHPAPLDRRSSFCNPALQGSLDEAWFDTAAKFESDCDDDFQSVQDDVLSLNGSEGLSRSSNASPRDANYRADQLLRPEDSSAGNSARNSVSEVGKNSNIQVPSSRNVDPQSKSDGLSNEGNQPVFLDEITPCVDEASGKDDGLLDNCGILPSNCLPCLASTVPSVEKRRSLSSSPPRPWKKAASKLSFKWKDAHANATLFCFVFRNCISVSSKRLLSRPVAGSQVPFCPVEKKMLDSWSQIEPNSFKVRAENYFRDKKKDFAHNYAAYYPFGVDVFLAQRKIDHIARFVKLPAVSLKGKLPPILVVNVQVPLYPAAIFQNETDGEGMSFVLYFKLSDSYAKELSPHFQENLRRLIDDEVEKVKGFPVDTIVPFRERLKILGRVVNVEDLHLSAAERKLMQAYNEKPVLSRPQHEFFSGENYFEIDIDMHRFSYISRKGFEAFLDRLKLCVLDVGLTIQGNKVEELPEQILCCIRLNGIDYSNYQQLGHSEEAL; translated from the exons atgGGAGCTTGTGTGTCGAAGCCGGAGGGGTGTGTTGGTGGAAGATTGAGGTCGTCCAAGAAGAAGAACCGCAAAAGGAAGAAACGAGTGTCGTCTCGCTTATCTGATGGATCACTTGAACACCCTGCACCACTTGATCGCCGTTCATCTTTCTGCAACCCCGCTTTGCAAG GAAGTCTTGATGAAGCTTGGTTTGATACAGCTGCAAAATTTGAGTCTGATTGTGATGATGATTTTCAGAGTGTGCAGGATG ATGTGTTATCTCTAAACGGTTCTGAAGGATTGTCTAGATCAAGTAATGCTTCTCCTAGAGATGCTAATTATCGAGCTGATCAGTTGCTGAGGCCAGAGGACTCATCAGCGGGAAATTCTGCTCGCAATTCTGTCAGTGAGGTtggcaaaaattcaaatattcaggTCCCAAGCTCTCGTAATGTTGATCCCCAATCAAAATCAGATGGGCTTTCTAACGAAGGAAATCAACCTGTGTTCCTTGATGAGATCACACCCTGTGTGGATGAGGCTTCTGGCAAGGATGATGGATTGTTGGATAATTGTGGGATTCTTCCTAGCAACTGTTTGCCTTGTCTTGCTTCTACCGTTCCCTCAGTTGAAAAGAGAAGATCACTAAGCTCTAGTCCACCAAGGCCATGGAAAAAGGCTGCTTCAAAGCTTTCCTTTAAATGGAAGGATGCACATGCTAATGCTACTCTAT TTTGTTTTGTCTTTCGCAATTGTATTTCAGTTTCTTCAAAGAGGCTTCTGTCAAGGCCAGTAGCAGGTTCTCAAGTACCTTTCTGCCCTGTAGAGAAGAAGATGCTTGATAGTTGGTCACAGATTGAGCCAAATTCTTTTAAAGTTCGAGCTGAGAATTACTTCAG GGACAAGAAGAAGGATTTTGCTCATAACTATGCCGCATATTATCCATTTGGTGTTGATGTATTCTTAGCTCAGCGAAAAATAGATCATATAGCTCGTTTTGTGAAACTTCCTGCAGTTAGTTTGAAAGGGAAGCTTCCACCTATCCTTGTTGTAAATGTCCAG GTTCCGTTATATCCTGCCgcaatttttcaaaatgaaactgaTGGTGAAGGAATgagttttgttttgtattttaagCTTTCTGATAGTTACGCCAAAGAACTTTCACCACATTTCCAAGAAAATCTCAGA AGGTTAATTGATGATGAGGTTGAAAAGGTCAAAGGCTTTCCTGTAGATACAATAGTACCTTTCCGTGAAAGGTTGAAAATATTGGGCCGTGTTGTGAATGTGGAAGATCTTCATTTGAGTGCAGCTGAGAGAAAACTTATGCAGGCATATAATGAAAAGCCTGTTCTTTCACGCCCACAACATGAGTTTTTCTCT gGAGAAAATTACTTCGAGATCGATATAGATATGCACAGATTTAGTTACATTTCTAGGAAAGGTTTTGAAGCATTTTTGGACAGACTGAAGCTGTGCGTCCTGGATGTTGGCCTCACAATTCAG GGGAACAAAGTTGAAGAGTTGCCAGAGCAGATCTTGTGTTGTATACGGTTAAATGGTATTGACTACAGTAATTATCAACAACTGGGGCACAGTGAAGAGGCCCTCTGA
- the LOC123207402 gene encoding uncharacterized protein LOC123207402 isoform X4 produces MGACVSKPEGCVGGRLRSSKKKNRKRKKRVSSRLSDGSLEHPAPLDRRSSFCNPALQGSLDEAWFDTAAKFESDCDDDFQSVQDDVLSLNGSEGLSRSSNASPRDANYRADQLLRPEDSSAGNSARNSVSEVGKNSNIQVPSSRNVDPQSKSDGLSNEGNQPVFLDEITPCVDEASGKDDGLLDNCGILPSNCLPCLASTVPSVEKRRSLSSSPPRPWKKAASKLSFKWKDAHANATLFSSKRLLSRPVAGSQVPFCPVEKKMLDSWSQIEPNSFKVRAENYFRDKKKDFAHNYAAYYPFGVDVFLAQRKIDHIARFVKLPAVSLKGKLPPILVVNVQVPLYPAAIFQNETDGEGMSFVLYFKLSDSYAKELSPHFQENLRRLIDDEVEKVKGFPVDTIVPFRERLKILGRVVNVEDLHLSAAERKLMQAYNEKPVLSRPQHEFFSGENYFEIDIDMHRFSYISRKGFEAFLDRLKLCVLDVGLTIQGNKVEELPEQILCCIRLNGIDYSNYQQLGHSEEAL; encoded by the exons atgGGAGCTTGTGTGTCGAAGCCGGAGGGGTGTGTTGGTGGAAGATTGAGGTCGTCCAAGAAGAAGAACCGCAAAAGGAAGAAACGAGTGTCGTCTCGCTTATCTGATGGATCACTTGAACACCCTGCACCACTTGATCGCCGTTCATCTTTCTGCAACCCCGCTTTGCAAG GAAGTCTTGATGAAGCTTGGTTTGATACAGCTGCAAAATTTGAGTCTGATTGTGATGATGATTTTCAGAGTGTGCAGGATG ATGTGTTATCTCTAAACGGTTCTGAAGGATTGTCTAGATCAAGTAATGCTTCTCCTAGAGATGCTAATTATCGAGCTGATCAGTTGCTGAGGCCAGAGGACTCATCAGCGGGAAATTCTGCTCGCAATTCTGTCAGTGAGGTtggcaaaaattcaaatattcaggTCCCAAGCTCTCGTAATGTTGATCCCCAATCAAAATCAGATGGGCTTTCTAACGAAGGAAATCAACCTGTGTTCCTTGATGAGATCACACCCTGTGTGGATGAGGCTTCTGGCAAGGATGATGGATTGTTGGATAATTGTGGGATTCTTCCTAGCAACTGTTTGCCTTGTCTTGCTTCTACCGTTCCCTCAGTTGAAAAGAGAAGATCACTAAGCTCTAGTCCACCAAGGCCATGGAAAAAGGCTGCTTCAAAGCTTTCCTTTAAATGGAAGGATGCACATGCTAATGCTACTCTAT TTTCTTCAAAGAGGCTTCTGTCAAGGCCAGTAGCAGGTTCTCAAGTACCTTTCTGCCCTGTAGAGAAGAAGATGCTTGATAGTTGGTCACAGATTGAGCCAAATTCTTTTAAAGTTCGAGCTGAGAATTACTTCAG GGACAAGAAGAAGGATTTTGCTCATAACTATGCCGCATATTATCCATTTGGTGTTGATGTATTCTTAGCTCAGCGAAAAATAGATCATATAGCTCGTTTTGTGAAACTTCCTGCAGTTAGTTTGAAAGGGAAGCTTCCACCTATCCTTGTTGTAAATGTCCAG GTTCCGTTATATCCTGCCgcaatttttcaaaatgaaactgaTGGTGAAGGAATgagttttgttttgtattttaagCTTTCTGATAGTTACGCCAAAGAACTTTCACCACATTTCCAAGAAAATCTCAGA AGGTTAATTGATGATGAGGTTGAAAAGGTCAAAGGCTTTCCTGTAGATACAATAGTACCTTTCCGTGAAAGGTTGAAAATATTGGGCCGTGTTGTGAATGTGGAAGATCTTCATTTGAGTGCAGCTGAGAGAAAACTTATGCAGGCATATAATGAAAAGCCTGTTCTTTCACGCCCACAACATGAGTTTTTCTCT gGAGAAAATTACTTCGAGATCGATATAGATATGCACAGATTTAGTTACATTTCTAGGAAAGGTTTTGAAGCATTTTTGGACAGACTGAAGCTGTGCGTCCTGGATGTTGGCCTCACAATTCAG GGGAACAAAGTTGAAGAGTTGCCAGAGCAGATCTTGTGTTGTATACGGTTAAATGGTATTGACTACAGTAATTATCAACAACTGGGGCACAGTGAAGAGGCCCTCTGA